The Fimbriimonadaceae bacterium genome contains the following window.
ACGTCATCGTCCACTTGTCGCCCACGCCGACCGCCTTGTCGCTGAACGCCACGGTGCCGGCCTGGGACAGCCGGATGTTCAGGTCCTTGTTGGGGTCGTCCGCGTCGGCCTCGGAGTCCTCGTAGGACAAGACCACGCCGTTGGGCGACTGCTTGATGGTCGTCATGCCCTTGGGCTCTTCGGCCGGTTGCTGGGCACCGTTGATCGAGGTCACCGAGGACGTCGTCTTGTGCTCGGTCGTCACCGAACCGTCTGCCCCGACCTCCTTGACTTTCACCGAGGACTCTTCGGCCGTCGTCACGACGACCTTGCCTTCCCCGGCCTGAAGGGTCATCGACCATTCCGACTTGTAGGTCGCGGTCTGCCCCACCGTGCCTTTGACGCGGAGCACGACTTTGTCGTCGTGTCTGGTTGCACCGGTCGGGTAGGCGACGACGGCGGTGGCGAGGGCAAGAGCGGCGAGGTGGGCGGAGGCGCGTAGGCGGCTGGCCGGGGCCATGCTCCAGGATAACCTGGAAGGGCACGTAAAAGTCATAGGTTCCTTGATGTTCGGTGTGCCGAGGCGTCCTACGCACGGGCGGGACGCAAATTGATACCGGCCTGACAACCGCAAAGGTTGCCAGGCCGGCAGGTCAGGCCCGGGGCCGCCTAAAACTTGGCGATGCCCCAGCGCAAATTCAACGACAGGCCATTGAAGTTAAGACCGTCGTGCTCGCTCACGAGGTCGTACCGTGCCGAAAGGCTGAGGTTGTTCTGGAACACGACGCCGATCTCGGCGTTGATGTCATAGCCCAACCGCTTGCCGCTGACCCTCCCGCCGCCGGTGTTCACCGCGTAGTCGGTGTAACTGAGCCCGCCGCGGTAGGCGAAATAGGGGCGGAAGTTGCGGTTGCCGATCCCGGCCGCGCTGAGCGGTTGGGTCATGCCCAGGGTGTAGGCGACGATGACGACGCGGCTACCGCCGCTGTCGCCGGTGATGAAATTGAGGTCCGGGGCGATCTTGGTCCGGCTGTAGTTGTCCGGGTTGACGTTGCCGAGGCCGATGCTGAACCAACTGCTACCGATCGCGTCTCGC
Protein-coding sequences here:
- a CDS encoding outer membrane beta-barrel protein codes for the protein MRRCLVPAAVLAAMVVPAASFAQNQVGPKVGLFIPSSGTLRDAIGSSWFSIGLGNVNPDNYSRTKIAPDLNFITGDSGGSRVVIVAYTLGMTQPLSAAGIGNRNFRPYFAYRGGLSYTDYAVNTGGGRVSGKRLGYDINAEIGVVFQNNLSLSARYDLVSEHDGLNFNGLSLNLRWGIAKF